From Microtus ochrogaster isolate Prairie Vole_2 unplaced genomic scaffold, MicOch1.0 UNK66, whole genome shotgun sequence, one genomic window encodes:
- the LOC101998386 gene encoding probable G-protein coupled receptor 141, protein MDEQNTSETSSCDPIVAHHLIPLYFLVLIGGLLGVISILFLLVKMNSRSVTTMAVINLVVVHGLFLLTVPFRVAYLIKGTWTFGLPFCKFVSAMLHIHMYLTFLFYVVILVIRYLIFFKRRDKVEFYRKLHAVAASTAMWLLVIVIVVPLVVSQYGNNEEYNEQHCFRFHKELVRDYVQVLNYMIVIIVITIAMVLLGIQVFITLSMVRKLRHSLLSHQEFWAQLKNLFFIGIIFICFLPYQFFRIYYLYAVTHSKNCEDKVAFYNEIFLSTTAISCYDLLLFVLGGSHWVKQKIIDLWNCLLCR, encoded by the coding sequence ATGGACGAACAAAATACCTCCGAGACTTCCTCTTGTGATCCCATAGTGGCCCATCATTTGATCCCGCTTTACTTCCTAGTGCTCATTGGCGGCCTGTTAGGTGTCATCTCCATCCTGTTCTTGCTGGTGAAAATGAACTCACGTTCAGTGACTACCATGGCAGTCATTAACCTGGTGGTGGTCCATGGGTTATTCCTGCTGACTGTGCCTTTCCGTGTGGCATACCTCATCAAGGGGACTTGGACATTTGGATTGCCTTTCTGCAAGTTTGTGAGTGCCATGCTGCATATCCACATGTACCTCACCTTCCTCTTCTACGTGGTGATCCTGGTCATCAGGTACCTCATCTTCTTCAAGCGCAGAGACAAAGTAGAATTCTATAGAAAACTGCATGCTGTTGCTGCCAGTACTGCTATGTGGCTTTTGGTGATTGTTATTGTGGTACCTCTGGTGGTTTCTCAGTATGGAAATAATGAAGAATACAATGAGCAACATTGCTTTAGATTCCATAAAGAACTTGTCCGTGATTATGTACAAGTTCTCAACTATATGATAGTCATTATTGTCATAACCATTGCAATGGTTCTCTTGGGTATCCAAGTCTTCATCACACTGTCCATGGTGCGGAAGCTTCGCCACTCCTTACTATCCCACCAGGAGTTCTGGGCTCAGttgaaaaatctgttttttatAGGCAtaatcttcatttgttttcttccctaCCAGTTCTTTAGGATTTATTACTTGTATGCAGTGACGCATTCCAAGAACTGTGAAGACAAAGTTGCATTTTACAACGAAATTTTCTTAAGCACAACAGCAATCAGCTGCTATGATTTACTGCTCTTTGTCCTTGGAGGAAGCCACTGGGTTAAGCAAAAGATTATTGACCTATGGAATTGCCTTTTATGCCGTTAG